AATGGCGGTAGATGCCGATGCGGCAATCAGCGTGGCGGAAAACGGCTTGGGGTAGCCCGCTTTAGTCATACTCGGCAGCATCACCATCGCAACCGCCGCCGCATCAGCAGGGCCTGAGCCGCTCATACCGCCCATGATCATACACACCAGCACCGCCACCAACGCCAGACCACCGTGGCGCGGGCCAATCAGCGCCTGGGCAAAACGCACTAACCGCAGCGCCACTCCAGAGCGCTCAAAAATAAGCCCGGTTAAGATAAACAGCGGAATCGCAATCAAGGGGTACTTGGCAATACTGTTGTAGGTATTGGTACCCATCGTTGCGAGCATGTCCGGTGACAAACCCAGCACGATGCCAACGGCCCCGGAGAGCGCCAGTGAAAACGCTACCGGCACCCCCGCTATCAGCAGTCCCGCAAACGCCAGAATCATCCACACATCAGGGCTCATCGGTGAGCCTCCCCGTTAAACGATCCGCGGTTTGCTGGCATAAGCGCCACACCATGGCTGCAGAAAGCACGGGCAGCCAGACTAAATACCACCACTGAGGCAAGCCAAGCCCAGGTGACAGCGACTCCCACTGATACTCTTGCCAAGCCATCTTGCCGCCGTACCAGGTGATCAAACCCAGCACGGTGAAACCACAAAGCGCTTGAAATAAAATCAGCGCGCGGCGGTACTTGGGCGGCAATGCCCGTTCCAAAAAGCCAATACGAATATGGCGGTTACGCCGCAGCGCCACCGAGGCACCCGCAAAGGTCAGCACCACCAACAAAAACACAGAAAACTCTTCGGTAAATGAAAAAGAGCCGCCGGTTAAGTAGCGAGTAATCACATTACCAAGACTAATCAAAGAGATAATGATTAATGCCAGCGCGCCCAGCCAGCGCTCAGGGCGCGCATCAGGAAAGCCTTTCATGGCAGCCTCACAGCAAAAAACTCCCAGCTTTAAAGGCCGGGAGTTTGAACATCAAAGGTAGTTAGCGCGCGTCGATAGCGGCTTGTGCGGCGTCTACCACTTCTTCGCCAATCCGCGGCGCCCATTTTTCATAAACAGACTGGGTGGCATCGACAAACGCCTGATACTGCTCATCGGAAAGCTCGGTTACTGTGACACCGCGCTCTTTAATCGCCGCAAGACGCTCG
This Vreelandella neptunia DNA region includes the following protein-coding sequences:
- a CDS encoding TRAP transporter small permease; this encodes MKGFPDARPERWLGALALIIISLISLGNVITRYLTGGSFSFTEEFSVFLLVVLTFAGASVALRRNRHIRIGFLERALPPKYRRALILFQALCGFTVLGLITWYGGKMAWQEYQWESLSPGLGLPQWWYLVWLPVLSAAMVWRLCQQTADRLTGRLTDEP